In the Hordeum vulgare subsp. vulgare chromosome 7H, MorexV3_pseudomolecules_assembly, whole genome shotgun sequence genome, one interval contains:
- the LOC123408931 gene encoding transcription factor RAX1-like: MGRAPCCDKGSVKKGPWSPEEDMKLKDYIHTHGTGGNWIALPTKAGLKRCGKSCRLRWLNYLRPNIKHGDFSDEEDRVICALFAAIGSRWSIIAAQLPGRTDNDVKNYWNTKLKKKQLHLLIAAAAHGQQYSSRPPEPPFTLEHHHHTSPTSAASLGQLLMFGVGGGDQQQQYMPSCSSVDMSNNTSAAAVGLQESLMFGGLEFQQQEEHTNNLLSPPPAAFGNDIMTYEHHEMISPSGFFFYGDGAGAAATQEGTRFLY; this comes from the exons ATGGGTCGAGCTCCGTGCTGTGACAAGGGCAGCGTCAAGAAGGGGCCATGGTCGCCCGAGGAGGACATGAAACTCAAGGACTACATCCACACCCATGGCACCGGCGGCAACTGGATCGCGCTCCCCACCAAAGCTG GTCTGAAGAGGTGCGGGAAGAGCTGCCGCCTGCGTTGGCTCAACTACCTGCGGCCAAACATCAAGCACGGCGATTTCTCCGACGAGGAGGACAGGGTAATCTGCGCCCTGTTCGCCGCCATCGGCAGCAGGTGGTCCATCATCGCCGCGCAGCTCCCCGGGAGGACCGACAACGACGTCAAGAACTACTGGAACACCAAGCTCAAGAAGAAGCAGCTGCACCTgctcatcgccgccgccgcccatggCCAGCAGTACAGCTCCAGACCACCGGAGCCACCATTCACCCTcgagcaccaccaccacactaGCCCTACTTCTGCTGCATCTCTAGGCCAGCTCCTCATGtttggagtcggaggaggagaccagcagcagcagtacatgcCGTCATGCTCCTCGGTCGACATGTCCAACAACACCAGTGCTGCTGCTGTTGGCCTGCAGGAGAGCCTCATGTTTGGTGGCTTGGAGTttcagcagcaggaggagcacaCCAACAACCTGCTgtcaccaccaccagcagcattTGGGAATGACATCATGACCTATGAGCATCATGAGATGATTTCGCCGAGCGGCTTCTTCTTCTACGGCGACGGCGCCGGTGCTGCAGCAACCCAGGAAGGGACTAGGTTCCTTTATTAG